The following proteins are co-located in the Microvirga ossetica genome:
- a CDS encoding TatD family hydrolase: MLVDSHCHLDFPDFQSRLPEVLAAAASAGVGRMVTISTHVARFDTYRALAEAHESVYCTIGTHPHNAAVEPDVPADRLVALSRHPRCIAIGEAGLDYHYDKSPRDVQQQVFRTHIAAARETGLPLVIHARNADDDMIRILTEETGRGRFDAVLHCFSSGEKLAQVGVELGLYVSFSGILTFRNSEDIRRIAANVPHDRLLVETDAPYLAPVPYRGKTNEPAFVAHTAHVLADVIGVADQAVAELTTANFYRLFAKAAAADAAQGQVLAS, from the coding sequence ATGTTGGTCGACAGCCATTGCCACCTGGATTTCCCGGATTTTCAGAGCCGCCTCCCCGAGGTTCTGGCGGCTGCCGCGTCGGCCGGCGTCGGCCGTATGGTGACCATTTCGACCCATGTGGCACGCTTCGACACCTATCGGGCTCTCGCCGAGGCCCATGAGAGCGTTTACTGCACAATCGGCACGCATCCGCACAATGCCGCCGTGGAACCGGATGTGCCGGCCGATCGGCTGGTCGCGCTGTCCCGGCATCCGCGCTGCATCGCCATCGGCGAAGCCGGTCTTGACTACCATTACGACAAGAGCCCGCGCGACGTGCAGCAGCAGGTTTTCCGCACCCATATCGCAGCCGCGCGCGAAACCGGGCTGCCTCTGGTTATCCACGCGCGGAATGCCGACGACGACATGATCCGGATCCTGACCGAGGAAACGGGACGAGGGCGCTTCGATGCGGTTCTCCACTGCTTCTCGTCCGGTGAAAAGCTGGCCCAGGTCGGCGTCGAGCTCGGGCTCTACGTCTCGTTTTCCGGGATCCTGACCTTCAGGAATTCCGAGGACATCCGCCGGATCGCGGCGAACGTGCCGCATGATCGTCTCCTGGTGGAGACTGACGCGCCCTATCTGGCCCCCGTCCCATATCGCGGCAAAACCAATGAGCCGGCCTTCGTGGCTCATACGGCTCACGTGCTAGCCGACGTCATCGGCGTGGCCGATCAGGCCGTCGCGGAACTGACGACGGCCAATTTCTATCGCCTGTTCGCCAAGGCGGCCGCTGCCGACGCGGCCCAGGGCCAGGTGCTGGCTTCATGA
- a CDS encoding MBL fold metallo-hydrolase — protein sequence MTLRVTILGCGSSAGVPRVGVGWGACDPSNPKNRRRRCSILLEKAGPDGAVTTVLVDTTPDLRDQLLGADVRRLDAVLYTHEHADHIHGIDDLRPLALVQRHRIPVYADRMTSELLQMRFGYCFDTPAGSSYPPILKMRHLQIGVTAAVPGPGGAIEALPFKMVHGDIDAMGFRFGDLAYAPDVSLMPEESVRNLEGLEVLILDALRYTPHPTHFSVSEALTLIERVKPKRAILTNLHTDLDYETLRRKLPPHIEPAYDGLQIEMH from the coding sequence ATGACGCTGCGGGTGACGATCCTCGGCTGCGGGTCATCCGCCGGCGTGCCGCGCGTCGGCGTCGGCTGGGGTGCATGCGATCCGTCGAACCCCAAGAACAGGCGCCGGCGCTGCTCGATCCTGCTCGAAAAAGCCGGCCCTGACGGCGCGGTCACCACGGTGCTGGTCGATACCACACCCGATCTGCGCGACCAGCTTCTCGGAGCCGATGTCAGGCGCCTGGATGCCGTTCTTTACACCCATGAGCACGCCGATCATATCCATGGGATCGACGACCTTCGGCCGCTCGCCCTCGTTCAGCGCCACCGCATTCCGGTCTATGCCGACCGGATGACAAGCGAACTGCTCCAGATGCGGTTCGGCTATTGCTTCGATACGCCGGCCGGCAGTTCCTATCCGCCGATCCTGAAGATGCGCCATCTGCAGATCGGCGTCACCGCCGCCGTTCCGGGTCCGGGCGGGGCCATCGAGGCTCTGCCGTTCAAGATGGTCCATGGGGACATCGATGCCATGGGCTTCCGGTTCGGCGATCTTGCCTATGCGCCGGATGTGAGCCTGATGCCGGAAGAGAGTGTGCGGAATTTGGAAGGCTTGGAGGTGCTGATCCTGGATGCCTTGCGCTACACGCCGCATCCCACGCATTTCTCGGTGTCCGAGGCCTTGACGCTGATCGAGAGGGTCAAGCCCAAGCGTGCCATCCTGACGAATCTTCACACGGATCTCGATTACGAGACGCTACGCCGAAAGCTGCCGCCGCATATCGAGCCGGCCTATGACGGGCTGCAGATTGAGATGCATTGA